From Thermus neutrinimicus, the proteins below share one genomic window:
- a CDS encoding acylphosphatase codes for MPRLVALVKGRVQGVGYRAFAQKKALELGLSGYAENLPDGRVEVVAEGPREDLLAFLHHLKQGPRLSRVEEVEVQWGEETGLKGFYVY; via the coding sequence ATGCCGCGCCTGGTGGCCTTGGTCAAGGGAAGGGTGCAGGGGGTGGGGTACCGGGCCTTCGCCCAGAAGAAGGCCCTGGAGCTTGGGCTTTCCGGCTATGCGGAAAACCTCCCCGACGGCCGGGTGGAGGTGGTGGCGGAAGGCCCCAGGGAGGACCTCCTCGCCTTCCTCCACCACCTCAAGCAGGGCCCCCGCTTGAGCCGGGTGGAGGAGGTGGAGGTCCAGTGGGGGGAGGAGACCGGCCTAAAGGGGTTTTACGTGTACTGA
- the hflX gene encoding GTPase HflX: MEKIFGKTEGLKKSELRRLSNLYRRRVPPERVLTAELAQALAGLSQEMGRPISLLLDREGRVVRVGVGDAKDLPIPEGARGERRLSGFRLLHTHLAKGGLSRPDLSVLFLNRLDSLAALEVEDGRPATLHLAFLSPPKAQEEDWRILPPRPYFQYLDFDHKAEVEALEEEMARQARVRELLDGSGERAILVGVDRGEGPEAEAYLSELAELTRTAGGVPVKRVLVFRPHLDPRYLVGWGKLEELKSLAYHENASTLIFGLELTPTQAREIERATGLKVLDRTQLILDIFALHAKTPEAQTQVELAQLRYLLPRLVGKGKELSRLGGGIGTRGPGETKLEVDRRRLQERIAHLSRRLEEFTRRREEARRQRKRRGVPLVAVVGYTNAGKTTLLQALARGGEPGEDKLFATLRPLTRRGFLPGVGEVLFTDTVGFIRQMPKELLTAFRATLEEVREADLLVHVLDASEEGALGRYRVVEELLAELGVEAPRVLALAKADRAAPYDLYYLRERLGGIPVSALKGTGLPELKGALAEALLRVGVRPQPWAQAPQYT; encoded by the coding sequence TTGGAGAAGATCTTCGGCAAGACTGAGGGGCTCAAGAAGAGCGAGCTTAGGAGACTTTCCAACCTGTACCGTAGGCGGGTTCCCCCGGAGAGGGTCCTCACCGCCGAGCTGGCCCAGGCCCTGGCCGGGCTCTCCCAGGAGATGGGGAGGCCCATAAGCCTCCTCCTGGACCGGGAGGGGCGGGTGGTGCGGGTGGGGGTGGGGGATGCCAAGGACCTGCCCATCCCCGAGGGAGCCAGGGGGGAAAGGAGGCTATCGGGCTTCCGCCTCCTCCACACCCACCTGGCCAAGGGCGGGCTTTCCCGCCCCGACCTCTCGGTGCTTTTCCTAAACCGGCTGGACAGTTTGGCGGCCCTGGAGGTGGAGGACGGCAGGCCCGCCACCTTGCACCTGGCCTTCCTCTCCCCGCCCAAGGCCCAGGAGGAGGACTGGCGCATCCTGCCCCCCAGGCCCTACTTCCAGTACCTGGATTTTGACCACAAGGCGGAGGTGGAGGCCCTGGAGGAGGAGATGGCCCGCCAGGCCCGGGTGCGGGAGCTTTTGGACGGCAGCGGGGAGCGGGCCATCCTGGTGGGGGTGGACCGGGGGGAGGGCCCCGAGGCGGAGGCCTACCTATCGGAGCTCGCTGAGCTCACCCGCACCGCCGGCGGCGTGCCCGTGAAAAGGGTCCTGGTCTTTCGCCCCCACCTGGACCCCCGGTACCTGGTGGGGTGGGGCAAGCTGGAGGAGCTGAAGAGCCTGGCCTACCACGAGAACGCCTCCACCCTCATCTTCGGCCTGGAGCTCACCCCCACCCAGGCCCGGGAGATCGAACGGGCCACGGGCCTAAAGGTCCTGGACCGGACCCAGCTCATCCTGGACATCTTCGCCCTGCACGCCAAGACCCCGGAGGCCCAGACCCAGGTGGAGCTGGCCCAGCTCAGGTACCTCCTCCCCCGCCTGGTGGGGAAGGGGAAGGAGCTGAGCCGGCTAGGGGGTGGGATCGGCACCCGGGGCCCCGGGGAGACCAAGCTGGAGGTGGACCGGAGGAGGCTACAGGAGCGGATCGCCCACCTGAGCCGCAGGCTTGAGGAGTTCACCCGGCGCCGGGAGGAGGCGAGGAGGCAGAGGAAGCGCCGGGGGGTGCCCCTGGTGGCCGTGGTGGGCTACACCAACGCGGGCAAGACCACCCTCCTCCAGGCCCTGGCCCGGGGCGGGGAGCCCGGGGAGGACAAGCTCTTCGCCACCCTAAGGCCCCTCACCCGTCGGGGCTTCCTCCCTGGGGTGGGGGAGGTGCTCTTCACCGACACCGTGGGCTTCATCCGCCAGATGCCCAAGGAGCTCCTAACCGCCTTCCGGGCCACCCTCGAGGAGGTGAGGGAGGCCGACCTTCTCGTCCACGTCCTGGATGCCTCGGAGGAGGGGGCCCTGGGCCGGTACCGGGTGGTGGAGGAGCTTCTGGCGGAGCTGGGGGTGGAAGCCCCCCGGGTCCTGGCCCTCGCCAAGGCGGACCGGGCGGCCCCCTATGACCTCTACTACCTGAGGGAAAGGCTTGGGGGGATACCGGTCTCCGCCCTGAAGGGCACGGGGCTTCCTGAGCTCAAAGGGGCCCTGGCCGAGGCCCTCCTCAGGGTGGGGGTGCGGCCCCAGCCCTGGGCCCAGGCTCCTCAGTACACGTAA
- a CDS encoding YdcF family protein: MAQPGYGWIVVLGAAQYGGRPSPALERRLEAALLLYRRGLAPRVAVAGGRLPGDPYSEGEVGCRYLRSKGVPREALLCETQSQTTYENLLFLKPHLSGRILLVTDAPHLPRALFLARLLGLRAEGHAVPGDYPLRYWVREALYRLWLYLGLKPLPGGHGLRSPPLGASGSPGTPGEGP, translated from the coding sequence ATGGCCCAGCCGGGCTACGGCTGGATCGTGGTCCTGGGGGCAGCCCAGTACGGGGGCCGGCCCTCCCCCGCCCTGGAAAGGCGCCTCGAGGCGGCCCTTCTCCTCTACCGGAGGGGCCTAGCCCCCAGGGTGGCGGTGGCGGGGGGCAGGCTCCCCGGGGACCCCTACAGCGAGGGAGAGGTGGGGTGCCGCTACCTGCGGAGCAAAGGCGTGCCCCGGGAAGCCCTCCTCTGCGAAACCCAAAGCCAGACCACCTACGAGAACCTCCTCTTCCTCAAGCCCCACCTTTCCGGACGGATCCTCCTGGTCACCGACGCCCCCCACCTGCCCCGGGCCCTTTTCCTGGCCCGGCTTTTGGGCCTAAGGGCGGAGGGCCATGCCGTGCCCGGCGACTACCCCCTAAGGTACTGGGTCCGGGAAGCCCTTTACCGCCTCTGGCTCTACCTGGGCCTGAAACCCCTTCCCGGAGGGCACGGCCTCAGGAGCCCTCCTCTAGGTGCCTCAGGGAGTCCAGGTACCCCTGGAGAAGGGCCTTGA
- a CDS encoding DivIVA domain-containing protein codes for MDLTPLDIRYQEFPTGLRGYQKEAVRGYLARVAEVMEGLIQENEGLKERLRALEEEVARLKEAEGELKRAVVAAERIARELKAQAEREAELIRKEALAAKDQVLREAAEELKRLKGEVERVKGEKSLFVAQFKALLQGYLDSLRHLEEGS; via the coding sequence ATGGACCTAACTCCCTTGGATATTCGCTACCAGGAGTTCCCCACGGGGCTTCGTGGCTACCAGAAGGAGGCGGTGAGGGGGTATCTGGCCCGGGTGGCCGAGGTCATGGAGGGCCTCATCCAGGAGAACGAGGGGCTGAAGGAGAGGCTTAGGGCCTTGGAGGAGGAGGTGGCCCGCCTGAAGGAGGCGGAAGGGGAGCTGAAGCGGGCGGTGGTGGCGGCGGAGCGCATCGCCCGGGAGCTCAAGGCCCAGGCGGAGCGGGAGGCGGAGCTGATCCGGAAGGAGGCCCTGGCGGCCAAGGACCAGGTGCTGAGGGAGGCGGCGGAGGAGCTTAAGCGCCTTAAGGGGGAGGTGGAGCGGGTAAAGGGGGAGAAATCCCTTTTTGTGGCCCAGTTCAAGGCCCTTCTCCAGGGGTACCTGGACTCCCTGAGGCACCTAGAGGAGGGCTCCTGA
- a CDS encoding YggS family pyridoxal phosphate-dependent enzyme, giving the protein MGLPEVLEAMEAACRRAGRDPKGVRLVAVTKGRNVEEIQEKVLRYGSFPLGESRVQEALKKMELLEAEWHLIGPLQRNKAKFAPRFALIHSLDSLRLAEALDRVGEREGVRLRVLVEVNLGREPQKHGFLEEELPEALARIQELGHLEVLGLMTVPPVGPEAVVRPIFRRLSELADRFGLPERSMGMSDDFPIAIEERATLVRVGRALFVD; this is encoded by the coding sequence ATGGGGCTTCCGGAGGTCCTCGAGGCCATGGAGGCCGCCTGCCGCCGCGCGGGGCGGGATCCCAAGGGGGTGCGCCTGGTGGCGGTGACCAAGGGGAGGAACGTGGAGGAAATCCAGGAGAAGGTCCTCCGCTACGGTTCCTTCCCCTTGGGGGAAAGCCGGGTTCAGGAGGCCTTGAAGAAGATGGAGCTTCTAGAGGCGGAGTGGCACCTCATCGGTCCCTTGCAGCGCAACAAGGCCAAGTTCGCCCCCCGGTTTGCCCTCATCCACTCCCTGGACTCCCTGCGCTTGGCGGAGGCCCTGGACCGGGTGGGGGAGAGGGAGGGGGTGAGGCTTAGGGTCCTAGTGGAGGTGAACCTGGGCCGGGAGCCCCAGAAGCACGGGTTTTTGGAGGAGGAGCTCCCCGAGGCCCTGGCCCGCATCCAGGAGCTTGGGCACCTGGAGGTCCTGGGCCTCATGACCGTGCCCCCGGTGGGCCCGGAGGCCGTGGTCCGCCCCATCTTCCGGAGGCTTTCGGAGCTGGCCGACCGCTTTGGCCTTCCCGAGCGCTCCATGGGCATGTCCGACGACTTCCCCATCGCCATCGAGGAGAGGGCCACCTTGGTGCGGGTGGGCCGGGCGCTTTTTGTAGACTGA
- a CDS encoding purine-nucleoside phosphorylase, with protein sequence MLGMEVYDRIQEAVAYIRSKTGFVPEVGIVLGSGLGPLAEEVAKEAEIPYGEIPHFPLSTAPGHAGRLVLGELEGKRVLVYQGRVHYYEGYSAEEVVFPVRVGYFLGAKTFLLTSAAGGLNPRFQAGGIMLHLDYLNLAGANPLRGRNDERLGPRFPVMFEAYDPGLIELARKVARKQDLHLFEGVYAWFMGPSFASRAELRMLRELGADAIGMSTVPEVIALRHLGARVLGLSTITDMAVPEREHHATEEEVLAVAAKTGPIFRRLVRGILAEL encoded by the coding sequence ATGCTAGGCATGGAGGTCTACGACAGGATCCAGGAGGCGGTGGCCTATATCCGCTCCAAGACCGGGTTTGTGCCCGAGGTGGGGATCGTCCTGGGCTCGGGGCTCGGCCCCTTGGCGGAGGAGGTGGCCAAGGAGGCGGAGATCCCCTACGGGGAGATCCCCCACTTCCCCCTTTCCACCGCCCCCGGGCATGCGGGGAGGCTGGTCCTGGGGGAGCTGGAGGGCAAGCGGGTTCTGGTCTACCAGGGCCGGGTCCACTACTACGAGGGCTACAGCGCTGAGGAGGTGGTCTTCCCCGTGCGGGTGGGGTATTTCCTGGGGGCCAAGACCTTCCTCCTCACCTCGGCGGCCGGGGGGTTAAACCCCAGGTTCCAGGCCGGGGGGATCATGCTCCACCTGGACTACCTCAACCTCGCCGGGGCCAATCCCCTTAGGGGGAGAAACGACGAGCGCCTAGGACCCCGCTTCCCCGTGATGTTTGAGGCCTACGATCCTGGCCTCATAGAGCTTGCCCGCAAGGTGGCCAGGAAGCAAGACCTGCACCTCTTTGAGGGGGTCTACGCCTGGTTCATGGGGCCCAGCTTCGCCAGCCGGGCCGAGCTCAGGATGCTCAGGGAGCTTGGGGCCGATGCCATCGGGATGTCCACGGTCCCCGAGGTCATCGCCCTGAGGCACCTGGGGGCCCGGGTCCTGGGCCTTTCCACCATCACGGACATGGCGGTGCCGGAGAGGGAGCACCACGCCACGGAGGAGGAGGTCCTGGCGGTGGCGGCCAAGACGGGGCCCATCTTCCGCCGCTTGGTGCGGGGGATCCTGGCTGAGCTTTAG